The region GGCTTCATCCCCGGTGTCATGCTGGCGATCAGCAACGCCGTGGTCATCCTCGGCGTCTCCTTCTACCTGAAGCTGCCGTCGGGCACCTTCAGCTGGGCTCAGCTCGGCAAGGCGACGGTCGAGGCGATCCCGGCCATCCTGATGCCGATCCTGATCCTCGGCGGTCTCTATGGCGGCCTGTTCACGCCGACCGAGGCCGGTGCCGCCGCCTGCGCCTACGCCCTCGTCTACGGCTTCCTGGCGAAGCCCAAGGCGTTCGTCCGCGAGCTGGTGCCCGCCACCTTCCGGGCGATCAACCTCACCTCGATCGTCTTCTTCCTGGTCGGCTGCGTCGGCGTCTTCCAGTTCCTGCTCGCCAACAAGGGCTGGCCGCAGGACATCGCCGACTGGGTGATCTCCCTCGGCCTCTCGCCGCTGGGCTTCCTCCTCGTCCTGGTGCTGGTCCTGCTGCTGCTGTCGATGTTCCTGAACGGCATCGCCATCCTGGTGCTGACCGTGCCGATCTTCTTCCCCGTGGCGAACTCGCTCGGCATCGACCCCATTCACCTCGGCATCCTGTTCGCCATCGCGATCGAGATGGGCGGCGTTATCCCCCCGGTCGGCCTCAACCTGTTCGCCGTCAGCGGCACCACCGGCGTCCCCGTCACCAAGGTCATGCAGGGTGCCGTACCCTTCCTGCTGACCGACGGCATCGTGCTGATCCTGGTGCTGTTCTTCCCGATCCTGGCCCTGTGGGTGCCCAACCTGCTGGTCACCTCGGTCTTCGGGAACTGATGCGACCCGGCGCCCGGCCCGCTTCGGCGGTGCCGGGCGCCGTCCGCTCAGATGAAGCTCATGCCGCCGTTCAACTGGATCGTCTGGCCGGTCAGATAGTCGTTCGACACGACCATCACGACCGCCTGCGCCACCTCCTCCGCCCTGCCGGCGCGGCCGACGGGAATGCGGCGGGCGGCGTCCTCGAGGCTCACCGGCATCATCTCCGTCTCGATCAGCGACGGCGCCACGGCGTTCACCGTGATGCCGTGCCCGGCGAGGCGCGCAGCGTAGCCGCGGGTCAGCCCCTCCATGCCCGCCTTCGAGGCGTTGTAGTGCACGCCGATGCCGCCCGCGCCGCGCGCCGCGCCCGAGGT is a window of Constrictibacter sp. MBR-5 DNA encoding:
- a CDS encoding TRAP transporter large permease, translating into MGIVGSALFALLTIGAPIGVALAGSAILMILYDPILSPNAVFRAFFSFLGSYTLMAIPFFILAGFLMERTGLIDKLFQFADAIIGWVPGGFAYATLIAAVLFGAISGSSTAMAAAMGMIAYPEMIKRGYPVWMSAGIIACGGGIAILIPPSITLILFGVLTEESIVKLFFAGFIPGVMLAISNAVVILGVSFYLKLPSGTFSWAQLGKATVEAIPAILMPILILGGLYGGLFTPTEAGAAACAYALVYGFLAKPKAFVRELVPATFRAINLTSIVFFLVGCVGVFQFLLANKGWPQDIADWVISLGLSPLGFLLVLVLVLLLLSMFLNGIAILVLTVPIFFPVANSLGIDPIHLGILFAIAIEMGGVIPPVGLNLFAVSGTTGVPVTKVMQGAVPFLLTDGIVLILVLFFPILALWVPNLLVTSVFGN